Sequence from the Alosa sapidissima isolate fAloSap1 chromosome 21, fAloSap1.pri, whole genome shotgun sequence genome:
tgtgaatgaGTGTACACTATatactgcactgtgtgtgtgatgtgaataagTGTAGACTACatagtgcactgtgtgtgtgatgtgaataagTGTACACTACttagtgcactgtgtgtgtgatgtgaatgaGTGTACACTATatactgcactgtgtgtgtgatgtgaataagTGTAGACTACatagtgcactgtgtgtgtgatgtgaataagTGTACACTACttagtgcactgtgtgtgtgatgtgaatgaGTGTACACTATatactgcactgtgtgtgtgatgtgaataagTGTAGACTACatagtgcactgtgtgtgtgatgtgaataagTGTACACTACTTAGTGTGAGTGTACACTAcatactgcactgtgtgtgtgatgtgaatgaGTGTACACTAcatactgcactgtgtgtgtgatgtgaataagTGTACACTGCATAGTGCACTGTGTGATGTGAATAAGTGTACACTAcatactgcactgtgtgtgtgatgtgaataagTGTACACTGCATAGTGCACTGTGTGATGTGAATAAGTGTACACTAcatactgcactgtgtgtgatgtgaataagTGTACACTACATAGTGCACTGTGTGATTTGAATGAGTGTACACTAcatactgcactgtgtgtgtgaatagcacACTGTGTAATGTGAATAAGTGTACACTACATagcgcactgtgtgtgtgatgtgaataagTGTACACTACatagcacactgtgtgtgtgatgtgaataagTGTACACAACATAGTGTGAGTGTACACTAcatactgcactgtgtgtgatgtgaatgaGTGTACACTAcatactgcactgtgtgtgtgatgtgaataagTGTACACTGCATAGTGCACTGTGTGATGTGAATAAGTGTACACTACATAGTGCACTGTGTAtagtatataatatgtgtgtgtgtatgtgtgtgtgtaaatgtgtatatgaatgtgtgtgtatattaatatgtgtgtgtgtgtaaatgtgtatatgaatgtgtgtgtatattaaaatgtgtatatgaatgtgtgtgtatattaatatatgtgtgtgtgtatgtgtgtgtgtgtaaatgtgtatatgaatgtgtgtgtatattaatatgtgtgtgtgtgtgtgtgtgtgtgtgtgtgtgtaaacgtgtatatgaatgtgtatagtatattaatatatgtgtgtgtgtgtgtgtaaatttgtatatgaatgtgtgtgtatattaatatatgtgtgtgtgtgtgtgtaaatgtgtttatgaatgtgtgtgtatattaatatatgtgtgtgtgtgtgtgtgtaaatgtgtttatgaatgtgtgtgtatattaatatatgtgtgtgtgtgtgtgtgtgtaaatgtgtatatgaatgtgtgtgtatattaatatatgtgtgtgtgtgtgtgtgtaaatgtgtatatgaatgtgtgtgtatattaatatatgtgtgtgtgtaaatgtgtatatgaatgtgtgtgtatattaatatatgtgtgtgtgtgtaaatgtgtatatgaatgtgtgtgtatattaatatatgtgtgtgtgtgcccaggtgACGGAGGATGTCCAGAGCTGACTGGAGCTTCCTGGAGCAGCTGCTTGAGGAGGGCCAGGAGAACTCGACCGGCGTGGGCCGCGTGTGGCTGACCGTGCTCTTCCTCTTCCGCATCCTGGCACTGGGCACGGCCGCCGAGTCGGCCTGGGACGACGAGCAGTCCGCCTTCGTGTGCAACACCAAGCAGCCGGGCTGCGAGGAGGTCTGCTACGACCAGGCCTTCCCCGTCTCCCACTTCCGCTACTTCGTCCTGCAGATCATCTTCGTGTCCACGCCGACCATCTTCTACTTCGGCTACGTGGCCGTGCGCGCCAGGAAGGCGGCCGAGAGGGACGAGCGACGGCAGGCGGCTGCTGAGGAGGAgtcggaggagaggaagaagcagTTGAGGAGTCGGAGTCATGGAGCCGGCGCAGAGGGAGGGAAGGCCAAGCTGGAGGTGATTCAGGAGAAGGACGAGGAGCccgtggtggtggaggaggagacggAGAAGAAGGAGGcgcagggaggaagaggaggggggaggcgAGGTGCGGAGAGGCCCAAGCTGAAGGGCCGGCTGCTGGGCGCGTACGCGGTCAGCATCGCCCTGAAGCTGGCCCTGGAGGTGGGCTTCATAGTGGGGCTCTGGTCCCTCTACGGCTTCACGGTGCCAGCGCGGTACGAGTGCCGACGCGAGCCCTGCCCGCACACGGTGGACTGCTTCGTGTCGCGACCCACCGAGAAGACCATCTTCACCATCTACATCCAGGCCATTGCGGCCGTCTCCGTGCTGCTCAACGTCCTGGAGCTCTTGAACCTCCTGCAGAGGGCCATCACGCAGCGCCTGGAGAAGCGCTACCGCCGCCAGACCCCCTGGCCGGTCCGCGCCACGCGTGAGATCGCCCGGGCGCCCTCGCACCTGGAGACCAGCAGCGAGACCACTCTAGCGCCGGCCTACGAGGAGAGGGGGCATCAGTACCTGCCCGGCATCGACGCGGAGGCACCACAGGCTGACCAGAGCTGGGCGCTGGAGGTGGGCACTGGGGAGACGGTGCCGGGGCTGGCGTCCGACCTGCTGCCCAGCTACCTCAACTGCATCAGCGGCATGAGGCCCCTGGCCAGCGGCGGGCACCACCACAGactccagcagcaccagcagatGCACAAGCAGAGCAAGCGCAATAAGCACGGCCACCACAAGGGCGGCGATCCCAAGCACAGGCATTATGTGTGAGGCCCAGGGTGGGGTAGATGCTGATATGATGGAATGTCTTTAGGGAACAGGCAGGGGggaacagcatacacacacacacacacacacacacatggataaacATGGGAATACTCACATACTTGCACGTATGCATATATtctcacactcttacacacatgtaaatatattgacatatgcacatgtacacacacacacacacacacacacacacgtcccccgGGGTTCTGTGGATTACAGTAAAAGTGGAGCCATTTCCCTTGTTTGGATGGATACTTGTGTGATGTCTTTTCCCCTCTGAACTTAATTACGCCCGAGGGACAGGAGCCAAAAAAGGCCAGTCCTCTTTCCCAGCAAGCACTGGGGCCCTGGcgtctgagagagagacactggaggaccctgatctgatctgatctgatctgagctgagctgagctggactggactggactggacttgactggactggacttgacTGGTCGAGGGGACACATAAGGACTCTATCAGCGGCGTTCAGAAagcagatgtgttgtggtgACACTTTAGGGAATAGTTTGATCTAAGAACAGCTTTAGGGTGAATGATATTTTGAGAGCCGAGTCAATGGCTCAAAGTAGTGATTTATTTTGACGTAGTGAGTTGCCCACAAGGTTATTGCTGTATGCTTTTTCCTTGCAAATCCATATGCGGCTCTAACTCAAAACTACTCCAATTAAGGTCATTTTGTGCCCTTAACGAAATATTACACTCATTATCATCCCAAAAATAGATAGGTTGTTATCATCCCAAAATAGATAGGTTGTTTTCTTGGACCGAACTATTCCTTTAAGGACGTTATGAGCGTGCTCAGAAAGCAGCTGAGTCGCTCAGTCTATGGGGACTCGTGACACGACCACAGCAGCGGTACAGAGAGGCTTACACTGTGAGGACAGTAATGGGAGCAGGCTGCACTTATGACACTTATGAGataaatatatttaacaaaGATATAATTTAAATTTGTATgctgtttatatttatatttattctaTGATGAAGCTAGATGTGAAAACAAAACTTTATAATAAAGTTTTTTAATGCCTTAAATGACTTTCtgtacattttcatttcatatGACTAATTTCTGTTTGAAAACAGAGACCGAAACCTTCATTGCATTCTTGCCTGTAGACTGATAAAATTGCACACTTGTACTCTACTTTAAGTAGTTTTGGAAAATAATTcccctaaataaataaaaatcctgGTCGTTATGCACCTTTTCTCTTGAAAAAGATTACCCGCAGCATATTGGGGTTTTATTCAGGCACAAATATAGGTCTAAATTCTTCCAATGATCTGAGCCATAGATTTGAATGCATCTCAGTGAGTGACATTCACACAGTTGCTAGATTGTTAGTCTTAAGAGTGAGATGCTGGTGCTTTTTTACTGAAATCTTATTGATAATGAATAAACTTAAAAAGGGAGATCCAAGGTCTAAGAGgagccaaggagcaggaccggagctcCTGTCCTGCTCCTCCCGGAGCTCCTGTCCTCCTGTCCTGCTCCTCCCGGAGCTCCTGTCCTGCTCCTTGGCTCCTGTTAGACCTTGGATCTCCCTTTTTGACTTCTGCGTCCTGTTCCGTGAGCACCAACCAGGCTGAAGCGCAGGTGGCCCCCTTCTAATGAATAAACCTCCCTTTGAGTTGTCTCGTCAGGCGAGAATCCACAATATTAATctgacacatgcacaaattAGATTTTTATTCTAGCCGAATTGAAAATAATATGATTTGGGTGGAACAAACACAATATTCATATGAAAATTATGTAAAGTAAAACAATATGAAAATAAATGCCATGGAATGGTGATTATTCAATTCTGGATCTCCAGTGGTATTTTCCCTCGAGCGTGCATGTGGACCTGGTTCATTCTCAGCTGACGGGCTTTCGCTACTCGCTGTAGATGAGGACAGATCACTGGGCTCAGAAACGTGTCTTACCTGCCAGGGCTGAAGCCTGCGAGGATGGAAAAAGCATAGAAATGCCAGCAGTGTTTCAAAGCAGAACACATTCTCCGTCATCAGGTAAGGGTGCTgtccaaaaaaataataatatattaacGTTTGAGAGAATCCAGATTGCCCCCCTGCTCCCCTACCCtccacctgtctgtctgcctgtctgtctgtctgtctgcccacctgtctgtctgtcttattttctgccattctcaatttctgtctgtctgtctctctgtctgtctctctcactcttgctaTCTGGGTCTGCCTCGATTACGTCGTCTCCTCTGCTCTACTCATTAGTAAATATATggatataaatatatatggATTTGTTTCTGGCAATACATTTGTTGCAATGATactgccaataaagcatatttggATTTGGAACAGAGGATCAAGTTTAATTTATTCTCATTGACATTGGACAGTGAAAAGCACAGCCAacatggtgcacacacacacacacacacacacacacacgcacacacacacacacacacaggtttcagTCTAAAAATAAACAGACAGATGTTGAGCGCTGATAGAATATTGGAGATTAAAGTAGAGAAGGACACACCATAACTGGATTTGAATTAGTGCCAGTAATGTGGGGAGAGACAGTcatgtggggagagagagacagtcatgTGGGGAGAGACAGTAATGTGGGGAGAGACAGTcatgtggggagagagagacagtcatgTGGGGAGAGACAGTCATGTGGGGAGAGACAGTCATGTGGGGAGAGACAGTcatgtggggagagagagacagtcatgTGGGGAGAGACAGTAATGTGGGGAGAGACAGTcatgtggggagagagagacagtcatgTGGGGAGAGACAGTAATGTGGGGAGAGACAGTcatgtggggagagagagacagtcatgTGGGGAGAGACAGTcatgtggggagagagagacagtcatgTGGGGAGAGACAGTCATGTGGGGAGAGACAGTaatgtggggagagagagacagtcatgTGCGGAGAGACAGTAATGAGACGCTGATGATAATGAGCCTCCAGATCTATATCTCATCATCTCAGAGCCACATCTGATTCAGACTAGGactaaggacacacacacacacaaacaaacaatacacacacacacacgcaaacaaacaatgcacacacacacacacacacacaaacaatgcacacacacacacacaaacaaacaacacacacaaacagacaacacatacacgcacacacacgcacgtgcacacacacatgcacaaacaaacaacgcacacaaacacacaacacatacatgcacacgcacacacacacactaactctgcCGTTAATGTGATCTGGCTACAGGTGGATGTGGTCCAAATTCATGCCATATTGGGGTCGAATCAGTGTCACAATTGTGTAATAACTCAACCAGACTCATACCAGGTCCACATCAGGTCTGCATTCAAAATGATCTGTTCATACAAACATGTTCGCCGCGAACGTACGCCTCAGTTCAaggaatttgaacgcacctccgGTCCACACCAGATCGGGCCATGACTCAGTCAGCTGGCATCTGGGTGGGCGCTTATCTGACAGAGACCCAGAGCAgggccattcacacacacacacacacacacacacacacataggcctccCTTGACCAATTGGAGGACAATAATAATGGCAGAAATCTccacagtctctctccctctccgcttGTACTTGTTATGGCTCCCTCACGGCGTGCACTTTTGCCTTCTGAGCGCCGGTGTTTCTTCTCTCTTCATCGATGAGTACTGTAGGTACGCGGGCACGGTCTGCCTGCCGGTGGAAAGAATGCGGAGCCATCTCCTGTTCTCTCACAGCCACGCTTGTTCTCCATGAAGGATTAATGATCTCTCCTGAGCCGCACTGTAcggtacgtgcgtgcgtgcgcgcgtgtgtgtgtgtgtgtgtgtgtgtttgcctgttgtcGGCCGTCCTGCCAAGAACAACCCGCCAGGCGGGCATGCTGCAGCCGTCCACACGGCCAGTTATCCTGAGTGCCAGAGTGCAGGGGTCAgggggggtcagaggtcacggaACAGCTGGCAGAGGGGCCCCTGCCTTATGACCTCGCAACGAGCGAGCAGAATGGCCAtgaacaggagagagggagggagagagggatagagagagggagggatggagagatagagagacagaggggaagggagaggacagagaaagaaagttaAACGAGAACAGAgcgagaaaaacagagaga
This genomic interval carries:
- the gja4 gene encoding gap junction protein alpha 4; the encoded protein is MSRADWSFLEQLLEEGQENSTGVGRVWLTVLFLFRILALGTAAESAWDDEQSAFVCNTKQPGCEEVCYDQAFPVSHFRYFVLQIIFVSTPTIFYFGYVAVRARKAAERDERRQAAAEEESEERKKQLRSRSHGAGAEGGKAKLEVIQEKDEEPVVVEEETEKKEAQGGRGGGRRGAERPKLKGRLLGAYAVSIALKLALEVGFIVGLWSLYGFTVPARYECRREPCPHTVDCFVSRPTEKTIFTIYIQAIAAVSVLLNVLELLNLLQRAITQRLEKRYRRQTPWPVRATREIARAPSHLETSSETTLAPAYEERGHQYLPGIDAEAPQADQSWALEVGTGETVPGLASDLLPSYLNCISGMRPLASGGHHHRLQQHQQMHKQSKRNKHGHHKGGDPKHRHYV